A genomic segment from Gemmatimonas aurantiaca encodes:
- the hisIE gene encoding bifunctional phosphoribosyl-AMP cyclohydrolase/phosphoribosyl-ATP diphosphatase HisIE translates to MNAALPTLDLDALDFVKGNGLVTVVAQDALSGAVLMVAHADREALDCTLRTGEMHYRSRSRGLWHKGATSGNVQRVVSLTPDCDGDAVLARVMPAGPACHEGTVSCFRDTALSADVIGALDATIVARQQAMITSAPAADSGAKSSYTQRLLADRNLRLKKLGEEAVELATACVEQNVDRATEETADLLYHALVALRAAGGTLEGVRAVLAERAGLGTSQR, encoded by the coding sequence ATGAATGCGGCATTGCCGACACTCGATCTCGATGCGCTGGACTTCGTCAAAGGCAATGGGCTCGTGACGGTGGTCGCGCAGGATGCCCTGAGTGGCGCGGTGCTCATGGTGGCCCATGCCGATCGCGAAGCGCTCGACTGCACGTTGCGAACAGGAGAAATGCACTACCGCTCCCGCAGCCGCGGTCTCTGGCACAAAGGGGCCACGAGCGGCAACGTGCAGCGGGTTGTGTCGCTCACACCGGACTGCGATGGCGACGCCGTGCTCGCCCGCGTGATGCCGGCCGGCCCTGCCTGTCATGAAGGCACGGTCTCGTGCTTCCGCGATACCGCACTTTCCGCCGATGTGATCGGTGCGCTGGATGCCACCATCGTGGCGCGTCAGCAGGCGATGATCACGTCGGCTCCCGCAGCGGACAGCGGCGCGAAATCCAGCTACACGCAGCGATTGCTCGCCGACCGCAATCTCCGGCTCAAGAAACTCGGCGAAGAAGCCGTGGAATTGGCCACCGCATGCGTCGAGCAGAATGTCGATCGGGCAACCGAAGAAACGGCGGATCTGCTGTATCACGCTCTCGTGGCGCTGCGGGCCGCCGGGGGTACGCTCGAAGGGGTGCGAGCCGTGCTGGCGGAGCGGGCCGGGCTCGGGACATCACAACGCTGA
- a CDS encoding DUF4397 domain-containing protein, producing MTVALTLIALTAACRPERTDQGIETTTSEGRLESPSGELAQSRGVSLVRMINALPENRTISISADDHELFTDISHKGVSTYIPLSDNVASFRVRDSQRDTTIASDFKMLMDGSHYTIVTLPERGGGVRLHVMRDEVGADSTAARVRFVNGSVAAGRVDVTLDGRSGTLFDNVDVASETGFETVVPTNAALHVRTDAEARPLLSRSLKLAAGHSYTVILTGAVPDALDMLVVEDQLSVPSAVIVP from the coding sequence ATGACCGTTGCATTGACTCTGATCGCCCTGACCGCTGCCTGTCGTCCGGAACGCACGGATCAGGGGATCGAAACCACGACATCCGAAGGACGCCTGGAATCGCCATCGGGAGAGTTGGCACAGAGTCGCGGAGTCTCACTCGTCCGGATGATCAACGCCCTGCCGGAGAATCGCACCATCTCCATCAGTGCCGACGATCACGAGTTGTTCACCGATATCTCCCACAAGGGCGTTTCGACCTACATCCCGCTCTCCGACAACGTGGCAAGCTTCCGCGTACGGGACAGCCAGAGGGACACGACCATCGCGTCGGACTTCAAGATGCTGATGGATGGGTCACACTACACCATCGTGACTCTTCCCGAGCGAGGTGGCGGAGTCCGGCTGCACGTCATGCGTGACGAAGTTGGCGCCGACAGCACGGCGGCGCGTGTACGCTTCGTGAACGGTTCAGTGGCCGCGGGGCGTGTGGACGTGACGCTGGATGGACGGTCGGGCACGCTCTTCGACAATGTCGATGTAGCGTCGGAGACGGGTTTCGAGACGGTGGTTCCCACCAACGCCGCACTCCACGTGCGCACCGACGCCGAAGCCCGTCCGTTGCTCTCGCGCTCGCTGAAGCTCGCAGCCGGCCACAGCTACACGGTGATCCTGACGGGCGCCGTTCCCGACGCCCTGGACATGCTCGTGGTCGAGGATCAGCTCAGCGTGCCATCGGCGGTCATCGTGCCGTGA
- a CDS encoding M20/M25/M40 family metallo-hydrolase, which produces MQFVATLGVLGTLATSTLTAQSTSPYVVATPAPSGFDRAQAQAATLTHLKALIGRNTQNPPGNELLTAQYFDSVFAGIPGVERHILPAGEAGSGRANFVARLRATNPSKRPVMIMGHMDVVGVDTAKWKTPPFTATLVQEAGGVDYLYGRGAIDDKGMLSAATAALQQLARQRDQLDRDVIFLATAAEEGGPEVGIDEMVDKHFDLIRDAEFALNEGGRVRVAEGRVMSVNIQTTEKVSYTITALATGPSGHGSVPLPDNALAALARAVQRVHAWKAPVLLNETTRLYFSRLARIEKDPVMKAAMQRVSAPGASKAQIDAAAAILSREPLHNAVLRTGQSLTLIKGGIRSNVIPSDGSATFNVRVLPNDDVRGIVQAFNRVGGEKQVKFTLDGEPRISPPVSPVSTALYQAMETSAVAMVPSTAVIPFMSTGATDGAALRAKGIPTYGILPMPLPMEDELRMHGDNERVPVQALGWAAEFLYRTLQRVTAR; this is translated from the coding sequence ATGCAGTTTGTCGCAACGCTGGGTGTGCTGGGCACGCTTGCCACGTCGACACTGACGGCGCAGAGCACGAGTCCGTATGTCGTGGCCACACCGGCGCCGTCGGGCTTCGATCGGGCGCAGGCACAGGCCGCCACGCTGACACATCTCAAAGCGCTCATCGGGCGCAATACGCAGAACCCGCCCGGCAACGAGCTGCTCACGGCGCAGTATTTCGACAGTGTGTTCGCGGGAATTCCGGGCGTGGAACGTCACATCCTGCCGGCCGGTGAGGCCGGCAGTGGGCGCGCGAATTTTGTCGCCCGTTTGCGGGCCACCAATCCCTCCAAACGTCCCGTGATGATCATGGGACACATGGACGTGGTGGGTGTGGATACGGCCAAGTGGAAGACACCGCCGTTCACGGCCACCCTCGTGCAGGAGGCAGGTGGTGTGGACTACCTCTACGGACGGGGTGCCATCGACGACAAGGGCATGCTGTCGGCGGCGACCGCGGCGCTGCAGCAACTGGCCCGGCAGCGCGATCAGCTCGATCGGGACGTGATCTTTCTGGCCACGGCAGCGGAGGAAGGCGGTCCCGAGGTCGGCATCGACGAGATGGTGGACAAGCACTTCGATCTCATCAGGGATGCCGAATTCGCGCTCAACGAAGGCGGGCGCGTGCGTGTGGCCGAAGGACGGGTGATGTCGGTGAACATCCAGACCACCGAGAAGGTCTCGTACACCATCACTGCGCTGGCCACGGGTCCCAGCGGGCACGGTTCGGTGCCGCTTCCCGACAACGCACTCGCCGCGCTGGCGCGTGCCGTGCAGCGCGTCCATGCCTGGAAGGCGCCGGTGCTGCTCAACGAGACGACGCGTCTGTATTTCTCGCGGCTCGCCCGTATCGAAAAGGATCCGGTGATGAAAGCGGCCATGCAGCGGGTGTCGGCACCGGGTGCATCAAAAGCGCAGATCGACGCGGCCGCGGCCATTCTCTCGCGTGAACCACTGCACAACGCCGTGCTGCGAACGGGTCAGTCGCTCACGCTCATCAAGGGCGGCATCCGCAGCAACGTGATTCCCTCCGACGGCAGCGCCACCTTCAACGTGCGCGTGCTGCCAAACGACGATGTGCGCGGTATCGTGCAGGCGTTCAATCGGGTCGGCGGGGAGAAGCAGGTGAAGTTCACGCTCGATGGTGAGCCGCGCATATCCCCACCGGTGTCGCCGGTGAGCACCGCACTCTATCAGGCCATGGAAACATCGGCCGTGGCGATGGTGCCGAGTACCGCGGTGATCCCGTTCATGAGCACCGGCGCCACCGATGGCGCCGCGCTGCGTGCCAAGGGGATTCCGACCTACGGCATTCTGCCCATGCCATTGCCCATGGAAGACGAGCTGCGCATGCACGGGGACAACGAACGGGTCCCCGTGCAGGCACTCGGCTGGGCCGCGGAATTCCTCTATCGCACCCTGCAGCGCGTCACGGCACGATGA
- a CDS encoding Gfo/Idh/MocA family oxidoreductase, protein MSSSYSRRDFVGDTAKLALGAMIVPRVVLGGPGYRAPSTKLNIACVGIGGMGMNNMAQVLGENIVAVCDVDFSYVERSLQGRLKPREGEPTPRNVQLSEAYTKAVKYADFRQMLDKQKDIDAIMVATPDHLHAPIALAAMQLGKHVYVQKPLAYSVYETRLLAKAAAANPKLATQMGNQGHSMDGSRRINEIVASGVLGKIHEVHVWTDRPVRYWAQGIPRPRAANAPAPAVNPRPQWNMGTVDNAVRAAMAANDTTPPPGMNWDLFLGPAPEIPYHPAYHPFAWRGWIDFGVGAIGDMGAHLIDQPYTALGLTHPTSVVASSSPWGGGAQTPATYPVATTVQFEYPAVGKRGPVKLYWYDGGLMPPRPALLPDDVPMSAPGSDGGGGVFIGEKGIMFYETYGNKPRIFPESVAARAEKVPVTQPRIAVSHEQNWVEAAKGETTASSPFAQAAPLTETMLLGIAALRAGQGRKVIYDSEKMQFTNAPDANQYLTRVYRSGWQL, encoded by the coding sequence ATGTCGAGCTCTTACTCGCGTCGTGATTTTGTTGGCGATACGGCCAAGCTGGCCCTCGGCGCCATGATCGTTCCCCGTGTGGTGCTGGGTGGTCCCGGATATCGTGCGCCCAGTACGAAGCTCAACATCGCCTGCGTGGGCATCGGCGGCATGGGCATGAACAACATGGCGCAGGTGCTCGGCGAGAACATCGTGGCCGTCTGCGATGTGGATTTCAGTTACGTGGAGCGGTCACTGCAGGGGCGTCTCAAGCCCAGGGAGGGAGAGCCCACACCGCGAAACGTGCAACTGAGCGAGGCCTACACGAAGGCGGTGAAGTACGCGGACTTCCGCCAGATGCTCGACAAGCAGAAGGACATCGATGCCATCATGGTGGCGACGCCCGATCATCTGCATGCGCCCATCGCGCTCGCCGCCATGCAACTGGGCAAACACGTCTACGTGCAGAAGCCCCTCGCGTATTCGGTGTACGAAACGCGCCTGCTCGCGAAGGCGGCGGCCGCCAATCCGAAGCTCGCGACGCAGATGGGCAATCAGGGGCATTCGATGGACGGCTCCCGTCGCATCAACGAGATCGTGGCGTCGGGTGTTCTGGGCAAGATTCACGAAGTGCACGTGTGGACCGATCGTCCCGTGCGGTATTGGGCGCAGGGTATTCCACGACCCCGTGCGGCGAATGCGCCGGCACCGGCGGTGAATCCGCGTCCGCAGTGGAACATGGGCACCGTGGACAACGCAGTGCGTGCGGCCATGGCCGCCAACGACACCACACCGCCACCCGGCATGAACTGGGATCTCTTTCTCGGGCCTGCGCCGGAGATTCCGTATCATCCGGCCTATCATCCGTTCGCATGGCGGGGCTGGATCGATTTTGGCGTGGGAGCGATCGGCGACATGGGCGCGCATCTCATCGATCAGCCCTACACGGCACTGGGCCTCACGCATCCCACCAGCGTCGTGGCGTCCTCGAGTCCCTGGGGCGGCGGTGCGCAGACGCCGGCCACCTATCCGGTGGCGACCACGGTGCAGTTCGAATATCCCGCCGTGGGCAAACGGGGGCCGGTCAAACTCTATTGGTACGATGGCGGTCTGATGCCACCACGTCCCGCTCTGTTGCCCGATGATGTTCCGATGTCCGCCCCGGGCAGCGACGGCGGCGGTGGGGTGTTCATCGGCGAGAAGGGCATCATGTTCTACGAGACGTACGGCAACAAACCCCGCATCTTCCCCGAGTCGGTTGCGGCCAGGGCGGAAAAGGTGCCGGTGACACAGCCGCGCATTGCGGTGTCGCATGAACAGAACTGGGTGGAGGCGGCGAAGGGCGAGACGACGGCCAGCTCACCATTCGCCCAGGCGGCGCCGCTCACGGAAACCATGTTGCTGGGCATCGCCGCGCTGCGCGCCGGTCAGGGGCGCAAGGTGATATACGACAGCGAGAAGATGCAGTTCACCAACGCGCCGGATGCAAATCAGTATCTGACACGGGTGTACCGCAGTGGGTGGCAGCTTTGA
- a CDS encoding pitrilysin family protein, protein MRAFTIPGWRQLMTGGLVAGAFMAATMATTVDAQATGTPPRRPAAARPAASAEPPSSPVIMGDDSLTMKFEVSGIPVILRRVTANNVVAANLYLLGGVRQLTPQTQGIELLLLEASERGTQKYPRDVLRTRMARMGSVIGVSAGVDWTSVGLRATTTSLDSTWTILADRIMAPRLDPAEVELVREQFVTAVSQRKDSPDALLDFLADSIAFAGHPYGLEPTGTEASLSSLRVADLRTYQTEQMVTSRMMLVVVGNVSRSKVEKLVRETIGRLPRGNYQWTLPEPPADLPGAYVIAQRELPTNYLQGYFHGPQASSKDYASLRLACAVLSGRLFGEVRQRRNLTYSVNAPFIERAFSMGGLYVTTTQPDEVLAIMQQQIRALQEGTITRDGLERLVQQFIVTYFLDNETNGDQANMLARAELYQGDFRRAARFVDELRSVSPEDIQRAARTYMNKVRWAYVGNPSRVTPARLLRF, encoded by the coding sequence ATGCGCGCGTTCACGATTCCCGGTTGGCGGCAGCTGATGACCGGCGGCCTGGTGGCCGGTGCGTTCATGGCTGCCACCATGGCTACCACGGTCGACGCACAGGCCACGGGCACACCGCCGCGTCGCCCCGCGGCCGCGAGACCCGCCGCATCGGCGGAGCCGCCCTCGTCACCGGTCATCATGGGCGACGATTCCCTCACCATGAAGTTCGAGGTGAGCGGCATCCCCGTGATTCTGCGCCGCGTGACCGCCAACAATGTCGTGGCAGCCAATCTGTATCTGTTGGGCGGGGTGCGGCAGCTCACGCCGCAGACACAGGGCATCGAGCTGCTGCTGCTCGAAGCGAGCGAACGCGGCACACAGAAGTATCCCCGTGACGTGCTGCGTACACGCATGGCGCGCATGGGCAGTGTGATCGGTGTGAGCGCGGGGGTGGACTGGACATCGGTGGGGCTTCGCGCCACCACGACCAGTCTCGACAGCACGTGGACGATTCTTGCCGACCGCATCATGGCGCCGCGACTCGATCCGGCCGAAGTGGAGCTGGTGCGTGAGCAGTTCGTGACGGCCGTGAGCCAGCGGAAGGACAGCCCCGATGCGTTGCTCGATTTTCTCGCCGACAGCATCGCTTTTGCCGGTCATCCCTACGGACTCGAGCCCACCGGTACGGAGGCGTCACTCTCGTCGTTGCGGGTGGCGGATCTGCGCACGTATCAGACCGAACAGATGGTGACGTCGCGCATGATGCTGGTGGTGGTGGGCAATGTCTCGCGCAGCAAGGTGGAGAAGCTGGTGCGCGAGACCATCGGCCGGCTCCCGCGCGGCAACTATCAGTGGACGCTGCCCGAACCCCCGGCGGATCTGCCCGGTGCGTACGTGATCGCGCAGCGCGAGTTGCCCACCAACTATCTGCAGGGGTATTTCCACGGCCCGCAGGCGTCCAGCAAGGACTACGCATCGCTGCGGCTGGCCTGTGCGGTGTTGTCGGGGCGTCTGTTCGGTGAAGTGCGTCAGCGGCGCAATCTCACCTACTCGGTGAACGCGCCGTTCATAGAACGGGCGTTCTCGATGGGTGGGCTGTATGTGACCACCACGCAGCCCGATGAAGTGCTGGCCATCATGCAGCAGCAGATCCGCGCGCTGCAGGAGGGCACCATCACGCGTGATGGACTGGAGCGTCTGGTGCAGCAGTTCATCGTCACCTACTTCCTCGACAACGAGACCAACGGCGATCAGGCCAACATGCTGGCGCGGGCCGAGTTGTATCAGGGGGACTTCCGGCGGGCCGCGCGCTTCGTGGACGAACTCCGGTCAGTGAGTCCGGAAGACATCCAGCGGGCGGCGCGCACCTACATGAACAAGGTGCGCTGGGCGTACGTCGGCAATCCGAGCCGGGTCACACCGGCGCGGCTGCTGCGTTTCTAG
- a CDS encoding pitrilysin family protein, translating into MPASISRTSRRHRFARHGRLALLPALLLAGLCVSPVASAVVQPLQAQSRAELEKVLRRKVLANGMEVIVVENHGVPIATLEIDVRNGAFTQSPEFAGLAHMYEHMFFKANKDLPDAEAFNDRAGELGAVFNGTTQEERVNYFLTLPADSVAGGLRFLASALINPLFREDELAREKEVVLGEYDRNEAQPGFDFQQKATALLYPGQFSRKNTIGDRDVIARVTPAQMREIQRKYYVPNNCALIVTGDVDPARIFALAEQIFGSWPRGADPFVADPIPPIPALDGNKAQISEEPINAVAVLIQWQGPSVGKDPGATFAADVFSDALNTPGSTFQKNLVDTGLWQGVGVNYYTLNHTGPISISGQTTPDKYRAAMAALEREIARFTDPTYITPRELEAVKAQRAVSSAFGIEKASEIAHTIGFWWSVSNLDYFMSYTDQMAQQRITDLMRYTKTYIVGQPRVTNVLLSAEARRAIGLTEQELLTPSTRPVVRP; encoded by the coding sequence ATGCCAGCGTCCATTTCACGGACCTCACGGCGTCACCGTTTTGCACGCCACGGGCGGCTCGCGCTGCTGCCTGCCCTGCTGCTTGCCGGCCTGTGCGTTTCTCCCGTCGCGTCGGCCGTGGTACAGCCGCTCCAGGCCCAGTCCCGGGCGGAGCTGGAAAAAGTGCTGCGCCGCAAGGTGCTCGCCAACGGCATGGAAGTCATCGTCGTGGAAAATCACGGCGTGCCCATCGCCACGTTGGAGATCGACGTGCGCAATGGCGCCTTCACGCAGTCTCCCGAATTTGCCGGGCTCGCACACATGTACGAGCACATGTTCTTCAAGGCGAACAAGGATCTGCCCGACGCGGAAGCGTTCAACGATCGCGCCGGTGAGCTGGGCGCGGTGTTCAACGGCACGACGCAGGAAGAACGCGTGAACTACTTCCTGACGCTGCCGGCGGATTCGGTGGCGGGTGGCCTCCGGTTCCTGGCCAGTGCGCTGATCAATCCGCTCTTCCGCGAAGACGAACTGGCCCGTGAAAAGGAAGTCGTGCTTGGCGAATACGATCGCAACGAAGCACAGCCCGGCTTCGACTTCCAGCAGAAAGCCACGGCCCTGCTCTATCCGGGGCAATTCAGCCGCAAGAACACCATCGGCGATCGCGATGTCATCGCCAGAGTCACGCCGGCGCAGATGCGGGAGATCCAGCGCAAGTACTATGTGCCCAACAACTGCGCGCTGATCGTGACGGGTGACGTGGATCCGGCCCGCATCTTCGCGCTGGCCGAACAGATCTTCGGAAGCTGGCCCCGAGGAGCGGACCCGTTTGTGGCCGATCCGATCCCGCCCATTCCGGCGCTCGATGGCAACAAGGCGCAGATCAGTGAAGAGCCCATCAACGCCGTGGCCGTGCTGATCCAGTGGCAGGGGCCGAGTGTGGGCAAGGATCCCGGTGCCACCTTCGCCGCCGACGTGTTCAGCGATGCGCTCAACACCCCCGGCTCCACGTTCCAGAAGAATCTCGTGGACACGGGACTCTGGCAGGGTGTGGGGGTGAACTATTACACGCTCAATCACACCGGACCGATCTCGATCAGCGGGCAGACCACGCCCGACAAGTATCGGGCGGCGATGGCCGCTCTCGAACGCGAGATCGCCCGCTTCACCGATCCCACATACATCACGCCGCGCGAACTCGAAGCCGTGAAGGCCCAGCGCGCCGTGTCGAGTGCGTTCGGCATCGAGAAGGCTTCGGAAATCGCGCACACCATCGGGTTCTGGTGGAGCGTGTCCAATCTCGACTACTTCATGAGCTACACCGATCAGATGGCACAGCAGCGCATCACGGATCTGATGCGCTACACGAAGACCTACATCGTGGGCCAGCCGCGGGTCACCAACGTGCTGCTCTCGGCCGAGGCGCGGCGTGCCATCGGACTCACGGAACAGGAACTGCTCACGCCCAGCACGCGTCCGGTGGTGCGTCCGTGA
- the murB gene encoding UDP-N-acetylmuramate dehydrogenase, giving the protein MPDPVLTSQTNAGSTATAIAEALAGHLDPARLHVNAPLAPYTTFRIGGPADVLYDATSDNDLATAITTARSLGIPWFVLGLGANILVGDRGVRGLVIRNRARTHRLDADGTLWTESGAIVQDLVLETVRAGFSGLEHYIGIPSTIGGALWQNLHFLSPAPERERTMFISEVFASCEILREKGDRRVVDADYIRFGYDDTIFHHRRDVVLNATFRLTPGDPAALHRILQENLSWRGSRHPWLQVHPSAGSVFKKIEGVGAGRLIDQCGLKGYRVGDAQISHIHANILVNLGNATAADVRALIAHAQAAVREKFGYTLETEIGFIGEF; this is encoded by the coding sequence ATGCCTGATCCAGTCCTGACATCGCAGACGAACGCGGGGAGCACGGCCACCGCCATCGCCGAGGCGCTTGCTGGCCACCTCGATCCTGCCCGGCTGCACGTGAACGCGCCGCTGGCTCCGTACACCACCTTTCGGATCGGGGGTCCGGCGGACGTCCTGTACGATGCCACTTCGGACAACGACCTCGCCACCGCCATCACCACCGCCCGATCGCTGGGGATTCCCTGGTTCGTGCTCGGTCTGGGCGCCAACATCCTCGTGGGCGACCGGGGCGTCCGGGGACTGGTCATCCGCAACCGCGCCCGGACGCACCGACTGGACGCCGACGGCACCCTGTGGACCGAGAGCGGGGCCATCGTGCAGGATCTCGTACTGGAGACCGTGCGGGCGGGCTTCTCGGGGCTCGAGCACTACATCGGCATTCCCAGCACGATCGGCGGGGCCTTGTGGCAGAATCTGCACTTCCTGTCACCGGCGCCGGAGCGCGAACGCACGATGTTCATCAGTGAGGTCTTTGCCTCGTGCGAGATCCTGCGGGAGAAAGGCGATCGCCGGGTCGTGGACGCCGACTACATCCGGTTCGGATACGACGACACCATCTTCCATCACCGGCGGGACGTGGTGCTCAATGCGACCTTCCGTCTGACACCGGGCGATCCCGCGGCGCTGCATCGCATCCTGCAGGAGAACCTGTCGTGGCGCGGATCGCGGCATCCGTGGCTGCAGGTGCATCCGAGTGCCGGCTCGGTCTTCAAGAAGATCGAAGGCGTGGGCGCGGGCCGCCTGATCGATCAGTGCGGTCTCAAGGGTTACCGCGTGGGAGACGCACAAATCTCCCACATCCATGCGAACATTCTCGTGAATCTGGGCAACGCCACGGCAGCGGACGTGCGCGCACTCATTGCCCATGCCCAGGCGGCCGTGCGTGAGAAGTTCGGTTATACGCTGGAGACGGAGATCGGCTTCATCGGAGAGTTCTGA